The proteins below are encoded in one region of Penicillium psychrofluorescens genome assembly, chromosome: 4:
- a CDS encoding uncharacterized protein (ID:PFLUO_006308-T1.cds;~source:funannotate) has translation MEVDEVIQEKDDEPSKVRFQRALVGLLSQPFDYMVRARTQVGVFTTGEADIYLRIGEDPSTLFYHLSVPKGDVGHETGWDPYSDRPNRLHLTAVGQALAFTLQALKLRPRSQAWGLQATNTLPTWEIVPADILDDISDQDVPSSEYRPPKTEESLRSSPIQLRRRRRKPSTSDCRPLHAHSNSDEDDDPHTPSRNPHISRKINRSRPVLASQTSITAGQSSSEENHRRYCTLKCLSGLVHGGELDQACPNVCDHGHGTTRHVINSKTFVRKLQRQLSETVNADCEIIGIHGSRGALLKVTLSTHGYTVPAKCTVSEFRDRLRHEAAVYDKLRPIQGIYIPLHLGSIDLAHPYSYDGIAYLEHMMLLSPSGQSLDLARRELGPICLVSKLTESLSAIHTRHVVHRDPAPRNWSYNPESKNVVFFDFERAKIIEPRPVLGMISPNRKRKRIEHIGLDKKHWGTEFAEEINKAVYELRCLRVPPRNQQNQA, from the coding sequence ATGGAAGTTGATGAAGTGATTcaggagaaggatgatgaaCCCTCCAAAGTTCGGTTCCAGCGAGCGCTGGTCGGACTCCTTTCGCAGCCATTTGACTACATGGTCCGTGCTCGTACGCAGGTAGGAGTCTTTACCACTGGCGAAGCAGATATCTACTTGCGGATTGGTGAGGACCCTTCCACACTTTTTTACCACCTTTCCGTTCCAAAGGGTGACGTTGGGCATGAAACTGGGTGGGATCCCTATTCAGACCGCCCAAATCGTTTACACTTGACTGCGGTGGGTCAAGCTCTCGCTTTTACCCTCCAGGCTCTCAAGTTACGTCCCCGGAGCCAGGCTTGGGGACTGCAAGCAACAAATACGTTGCCAACATGGGAAATTGTACCTGCGGACATTTTGGACGATATCTCCGATCAGGACGTGCCTTCTTCTGAATATCGTCCGCCAAAAACAGAAGAATCTCTCCGATCATCCCCGATACAACTACGCCGCCGGAGACGCAAACCTAGCACGAGTGATTGTCGGCCATTACATGCCCATAGCAATtctgatgaggatgatgaccCTCATACGCCTAGCCGGAATCCACACATTTCTCGGAAGATTAACCGGAGCCGACCAGTATTGGCCAGCCAAACATCCATTACGGCTGGACAAAGCTCCTCCGAGGAGAACCATCGCCGTTACTGCACGTTGAAGTGCCTAAGCGGATTGGTACATGGAGGGGAGTTAGATCAGGCTTGCCCCAATGTCTGTGATCATGGTCATGGAACAACGCGTCATGTTATCAATTCAAAAACGTTCGTCCGCAAATTACAACGGCAACTCTCTGAGACTGTCAATGCAGATTGTGAGATCATCGGAATCCACGGTTCTCGAGGCGCCCTGTTGAAAGTGACTCTTTCGACACACGGATACACTGTGCCCGCGAAATGTACTGTGTCGGAGTTCCGTGATCGCCTCCGACATGAAGCAGCTGTATACGACAAACTTCGTCCAATCCAGGGCATATACATCCCTCTCCACCTCGGAAGCATTGACTTGGCTCATCCCTATAGCTACGATGGGATTGCTTATCTGGAGCACATGATGCTGTTGAGCCCAAGCGGGCAATCTCTGGACCTAGCACGTAGGGAATTGGGCCCAATTTGTCTCGTTTCCAAATTGACAGAGTCTCTATCAGCCATACATACCCGGCATGTCGTTCATAGAGACCCGGCTCCGAGGAATTGGTCGTACAACCCGGAAAGCAAGAATGTGGTGTTTTTCGATTTCGAAAGAGCTAAAATTATCGAGCCCCGTCCGGTTTTGGGTATGATTTCACCGAACCGCAAACGCAAAAGGATTGAACATATTGGTCTGGATAAGAAGCATTGGGGTACAGAATTTGCGGAGGAAATAAACAAGGCAGTGTATGAGTTGCGGTGCTTACGTGTACCGCCACGGAACCAGCAGAACCAGGCATAA
- a CDS encoding uncharacterized protein (ID:PFLUO_006309-T1.cds;~source:funannotate) — MGSAGSVTWLQKLSEQLNVDVDWMDPAYTLSMPIKPHDMTSNQGWVHEQICNPVNKELFRQVVKEYKDQGWVAIYTRMAVLMSKANIDNIQGRVLLQTLPSNAYDTQKTLEHARAYAKEFESVRVSKDRFCIKIPSTGPALNACPILLEEGIRPLGTALFSVHQAIAASQAGCLYISPYYNEVRAHDEQEFWPKPDDPALLHPMSPRLVQILETYKRLYKETGKEQPFLKNASFISPQEAMAAGELGCQSATISHQVLTQLADLPYDGAKQPGEGVPKPEHPYRNAAPTPERLKKIAQTDPLIGPNWDGKLSRTDIDYLANGGVELDKANEADPETEKRLREALALFVAAEKRSQAKIEEAMKSG, encoded by the exons ATGGGTAGTGCCGGTTCTGTGACATGGCTTCAGAAGCTCTCTGAGCAGT TGAATGTGGACGTGGACTGGATGGACCCAGCATACACCCTGAGCATGCCCATCAAGCCACACGACATGACTAGCAACCAGGGCTGGGTTCACGAGCAAATTTGTAACCCAGTCAACAAAGAGCTCTTCAGGCAGGTGGTCAAGGAATACAAAGACCAAGGCTGGGTGGCAATCTATACCCGCATG GCGGTCTTGATGTCTAaagccaacatcgacaaCATTCAAGGCAGGGtccttctccagaccctccCTTCCAATGCCTATGATACCCAGAAAACTCTGGAGCACGCTCGAGCCTATGCGAAGGAGTTCGAGAGTGTCAGAGTCTCGAAGGATCGGTTTTGCATCAAGATTCCCAGCACTGGTCCTGCCTTGAACGCGTGCCCCATCCTGTTGGAAGAGGGCATTCGCCCCCTTGGGACTGCCCTTTTCAGTGTACACCAAGCGATTGCCGCAAGTCAGGCGGGATGTCTGTACATCAGCCCCTACTATAACG AGGTTCGTGCACACGACGAACAAGAGTTTTGGCCTAAGCCAGATGACCCAGCGCTGCTGCACCCGATGTCGCCTCGTCTGGTTCAGATCCTGGAGACGTACAAGCGACTTTACAAGGAGACCGGCAAGGAGCAGCCTTTCCTCAAGAATGCCAGCTTCATATCTCCACAGGAAGCAATGGCAGccggcgagctgggctgCCAGTCGGCGACTATCTCTCACCAAGTGCTTACCCAACTAGCGGACCTTCCGTACGATGGAGCCAAGCAACCTGGCGAGGGCGTCCCCAAGCCCGAACACCCGTACCGGAATGCAGCACCGACCCCAGAACGACTGAAGAAGATTGCACAGACCGACCCTCTGATTGGTCCGAATTGGGATGGAAAGTTGTCGAGAACTGACATCGACTACCTGGCCAATGGAGGTGTTGAGCTGGATAAGGCAAACGAGGCAGACCCTGAGACCGAGAAAAGACTGCGTGAAGCCTTGGCATTGTTTGTCGCTGCTGAGAAGAGAAGCCAGGCGAAAATTGAGGAGGCTATGAAGAGTGGCTAG
- a CDS encoding uncharacterized protein (ID:PFLUO_006310-T1.cds;~source:funannotate), producing the protein MALAINGSIPGPTIQANWGDYVVVHLTNNLPGDLKNGTSIHFHGIRQLYTNPNDGVVSITQCPTAPNSTITYKWRAMQYGTTWYHSHIGLQAWEGLFGGIVIHGPASANYDEDKGVIIVNDWDINTVDELFGTAQLEGPPTLDNALINGQRYDVIVKADQALVAKNFWLRAIPQTACSENLSPNNIKGIVYYGDSPATPSTTKYSYTDSCVDEDMSDLTPIVSEAVSTPFYNKSESVSLAKNSHKLYRWRLNSTSMHVDWTDPTLLEVYRGHHSWANSSGVVELPHKNEWTYIVIETELSVPHPIHLHGHDFVILAQGSGTYDGDVTSLAKPPKRDTAMLPEDGYLVIAFKTDNPGAWLLHCHIGWHTEEGFSIQFVERYDEIKALIDYDKLKNNCKSWDSYEISFNVEENDSGV; encoded by the exons ATGGCTCTCGCGATCAATGGCTCTATTCCTGGTCCAACGATCCAGGCAAACTGGGGCGACTACGTCGTGGTACATCTGACAAACAACCTACCAGGTGACCTGAAAAACGGTACTAGTATTCATTTCCATGGAATCCGGCAATTGTATACGAACCCGAATGATGGTGTTGTCTCAATCACCCAATGCCCTACCGCTCCCAACAGTACAATCACATATAAGTGGCGGGCTATGCAGTACGGCACGACTTGGTATCACTCCCACATCGGGCTGCAGGCCTGGGAAGGGCTTTTCGGCGGTATTGTGATCCATGGCCCTGCCAGTGCCAACTATGATGAAGACAAGGGCGTGATTATCGTGAATGACTGGGATATCAATACCGTCGACGAGCTATTTGGTACAGCCCAACTCGAAGGGCCACCTACCCTGGACAATGCCTTGATCAACG GCCAACGTTACGACGTTATTGTCAAGGCAGATCAGGCACTAGTGGCAAAGAACTTCTGGCTTCGCGCCATTCCCCAGACAGCCTGCTCCGAAAATTTGTCACCTAACAACATCAAGGGTATTGTGTACTACGGAGACTCCCCCGCAACGCCCTCAACGACAAAGTACAGCTATACCGACAGCTGTGTTGATGAAGATATGTCGGACCTGACGCCAATTGTCTCCGAAGCTGTCTCCACTCCATTCTACAATAAGTCCGAGTCTGTCTCACTGGCAAAGAACTCTCATAAACTCTACCGGTGGAGACTGAATTCCACTTCCATGCATGTCGACTGGACGGACCCAACTCTACTCGAGGTCTACAGGGGCCACCACTCCTGGGCCAATTCCAGCGGGGTTGTCGAACTTCCCCACAAGAACGAATGGACCTACATAGTCATCGAAACTGAACTTTCTGTACCGCATCCGATTCATCTGCACGGGCATGACTTTGTGATTCTAGCCCAGGGAAGTGGAACATACGACGGAGACGTAACCTCTCTCGCAAAGCCCCCTAAGCGTGACACTGCCATGCTCCCAGAAGACGGATACCTTGTTATTGCCTTCAAGACGGATAATCCGGGTGCCTGGCTTTTGCATTGCCACATTGGGTGGCATACGGAGGAAGGGTTTTCGATTCAGTTTGTTGAGCGGTATGACGAGATCAAAGCATTGATTGACTACGACAAACTCAAAAACAACTGCAAGAGCTGGGACTCATACGAAATCTCTTTCAATGTTGAGGAGAATGACTCGGGAGTTTGA